CAATGCAATGAGTAAGGACAATAATATCTTCATAATCAAGCGATTTCTATTGATTCAGTACTTTAAAAGTGGTTCTTCTATTTTTCTGGTGTTCTTCTTCCGTTTTGGCATTTTCAATCAGCAATGCCGTTTTCCCCCAGCCTTTTGACTGCAAGCGAACGGGATTGATACCTTTTTCAATCAAATAATCCACAACGGCCTGCGCGCGCTTTTGCGACAATTCCAAATTGTATTTGGGGTTGCCCCTATCGTCTGTATGCGCATTGATCATCACTTCCACATCCGGGGAATCTTCCAAAAGTTTTACCAATTTATTGAGGTTTTCCTTGGAATTGGGACGCAAATTATAACTGTTGTAATCGTAGTAAATATCTTCAATGGTGATTTCCTCTTTGGGAATGCGCAACAGTGCAAAATCAAAATCGTGACCATTGGCTTTGGAAAAAGTCTTGCTGTATTTTTCGCCATCGGTGCTGAGCTTGCGCGAATCGCCAAAATATTCCGGCTTGTTGAGTTTCAATTTATAATCCCGATCCTGCTCCAGTTCAAATTGATAATTTCCCCCTGCATCTGTCAGGGTGCTGTCCACAGCCTGGTCGTTTACCGTTAAATAAACCATTACATTTTCCAGCCCGGTGCCCGAATCAACATCCAAAACCTGACCTTTCACCAGCAAATTCACTGGTTTTAGGTAAAAGGAATAGATATCATCAGAGCCTTGTCCGCCCGAGCGATTGGAAGAAAAATAGCCTTCGCTTTTATCGCTTTTTTGCACCAGCAGAAAATCATCGGCATTGGAATTGAAAGGCACTCTTAAATTTTCGGGAGCTGACCATTTTTCATTTCTCCTTTCTGAAACGAATAAATCCAAAGCGCCCATGCCCACAAATCCGGTGGAGGAAAAATAGAGGCTGTTTTCATCGAACAAAACGGGGTAAGCTTCATCGTATTCGGTATTGATGCCTTCTACAATTTGAGGTGCGCCCCAGCCACTGCCCTTTTTTTCCAGCAGCCAAATATCAGAACCGCCCAGTCCGCCTTCTACATTTCTGCTGACGAAATACAGGCTATTGCCATCTTCAGAAACCGATGGATGCACCATTTCCACTTTTTCTCCTTCATAAATAAGGGGTGCGGCTTTTCCCCAGCTTTTGCTTTCGGTATTGAATTCCGCTTGCATTATGCGGCAAAACGCTCCTTTTTCTCCGCTGCATTCTCCATAATATGCCGTATTGGTTTTTTTGGAAAAAGTGAATGCGCCATTGTTCAAGTCTGCGGACAAGGCTTCCAGCTTTTCGACCTTGCTCCAGGTTTTGTCGGTATTGTTATAACTGCTAGTGTAAAAATTTGAAAATCCCTGCCCATCCACTTCATAGGTTTTGTTGCT
This genomic window from Chitinophagales bacterium contains:
- a CDS encoding OmpA family protein, with product MKANGILFLLFFFIGNITFAQSLKELADKDFENRKFQSAINQYQKHLQKKRNPGDKGEIYFKIAESYRKLFEYSEALEWYKRAESAFYQLPALHYQKGKTLLNVGEYEKSKAALNHFLEKQPGDKDALRLLRNVDFALSMKNDPPPLHSFGNESQINSPESDYGANYFNNQIVFTSSRMDLSGSNKTYEVDGQGFSNFYTSSYNNTDKTWSKVEKLEALSADLNNGAFTFSKKTNTAYYGECSGEKGAFCRIMQAEFNTESKSWGKAAPLIYEGEKVEMVHPSVSEDGNSLYFVSRNVEGGLGGSDIWLLEKKGSGWGAPQIVEGINTEYDEAYPVLFDENSLYFSSTGFVGMGALDLFVSERRNEKWSAPENLRVPFNSNADDFLLVQKSDKSEGYFSSNRSGGQGSDDIYSFYLKPVNLLVKGQVLDVDSGTGLENVMVYLTVNDQAVDSTLTDAGGNYQFELEQDRDYKLKLNKPEYFGDSRKLSTDGEKYSKTFSKANGHDFDFALLRIPKEEITIEDIYYDYNSYNLRPNSKENLNKLVKLLEDSPDVEVMINAHTDDRGNPKYNLELSQKRAQAVVDYLIEKGINPVRLQSKGWGKTALLIENAKTEEEHQKNRRTTFKVLNQ